The Tolypothrix sp. PCC 7712 region CACTAATTTTGTTGCACAAGCTGGGGTATCTTCAGCAGGTTTGAGGATAACGGTATTACCACATACTAAGGCTGGCATAGCTTTCCAGCAGGGAATCGCCACGGGAAAATTCCAAGGAGTAATTAAAGCACATACCCCTATTGGCATTCTCACCGTCATAGCAAATTTATTGGGCATTTCTGAGGGTGTAGTTTGCCCGAATAATCGCCGCCCTTCACCAGCACTATAAAAGGCGCAGTCAATACCTTCTTGCACATCGCCTCTGGCTTCAGTCAAGGGTTTACCCATTTCGCGACTGATTAACTGAGCGAGTTCTTCTTTGTGCTGAAGCAATATTTCCCCGACACGAAAAATATATTCGGCTCTAGCTGGGGCGGGAACTTGTCGCCAACTGCGGTAAGCTTGGCGGGCGGCGGCTACTGCTTGATTAACATCATCTGCTAAGGAACGGGGGAAGGTAGCAACAACTTCATTCTTATCAGCAGGGTTGCGACTTTCTAAAGTGGCTCCCCCTAAAGCACTCAACCATTCACCGTTGATGTAATTGCGGCAACTTAAGGCAGTAGTCATTTTTAAGACCTCCAGCTCTACATCCACTGGAACTTTTGTACTAAGTGTGCCGTGCTTTAGAGGTTGTCGTCAAGTGTTGGGCATTGGGCATGGGGCATTGGGCATTGGGCATGGTAATTGATAATGGTAAGTACTTGGACAAAAATATTTACAGTCATTGCGAGCGAAGCGAAGCAATCCCAGCCCTTGCGATTGCTTCATTCCGCTTCGCTCCATTCGCAATGACTTTGTGTAATTAATTCTGTCAGACTACTTATTTATCTCCTTTTACCCTTCCCCTTTTCCCTCATCCCCCTCTGCTTTACTTCATAGCTGCTAAAGTCCGCCGTCCAATGATGCCGTCTGCTCTTAAGCCTTTGGATTTTTGGAATTTGATGACTGCGGAGCGTGTTTGTTTATCAAATACACCATTAACATTTCCGGTGTACAACCCTTGTTGCTTTAAAAAGTTTTGAGCAGTTTTAACTCCTTCTCCCTTGCTACCTAACTGGAGTGTAGTGGTTGGCTTTGCTGCAGTGTTGGTAGTTGTTATAGCGCTAGGCTTTTTAGTTGTATTGGTTGTTGGCTGGCTAGTTTGAGTAACTGGGGTAGTGCTAGCAGGATTTTGAGTTTTATTCGCAGTTTTGGAGAAGGCTGGAAAAGCAGTGGCTAAAGTTAGTACAGGAATTAAAGTAAGTACTTTCCAATTCATAGTTCTAGTTCCTATTAAACAGAGATTGTGATGTGCAGTGTCATCGTGTCAGGCCTATGACGCGATCGCAAATCTCCTGAGTAAATCCTGGTGCTTTTTATAGCCAAATATTATTTACTCAATTAGATATGGAATAAGCATCACATATCTAATTGACAAGGCTATTGCAGAACTATGACGAAGCTATGACCAATTTTTTTCAGTATTTCTATTAGTAAAGAAAAATACTTTTATTTTTGGATATTAATTAATACTACTTAATTTTTAAATTAAGAAAGTAACGTTTAATCTGAGTTCTTACACTTTAAATCTGTTACTAGATTGTAGAGAATTAGTAACAATCATCAACTGTGTCTGCTAAGGCAGACGAAATGGGAATAAAGACTAGGTACTACAGACAAGAATGTTTTCTGAGAACTTATAACTAAGAATTTTTCCAGCTTGGTGGGGGAGTACAGGATTTTAGAGCCATATATAAGGAAATGAGTGGAGGATTTTTCTCCTCCATGACCCATTTCCTAATCTCTAGTTTCCATTAAATATGAATTCCACATTCAGTTTTGCCGGTTCCCCGCCAGCGTCCAGCGCGTTCGTCTTCACCTTCGCCTACTTTGGTGGTGATTGGTTCGTCACCAATGCTGGGATAGCCTTGGTCATGTAGAGGGTTGTAAATTACGCCATGTTCTGCCACGTAAACCCAGCTTTGTTGGCGTGTCCAGGCAGCTAAAGGATTTACTTTCAAGCGTCCTTGACCATCTAATTCAAATACAGGCATATTAGCACGGGTAACAGCTTGGTCACGGCGACGACCAGTAATCCAAGCAACTGTATTGAGTTCGTCTAAACCTCTTTGCAAAGGTTCGATTTTTGTAATGTGGTGGAATTTAGTAATATCTCTGTCCCAAAGTGCATCGCCGTATTTTGCGTTAAAAGCTTCACGGCTATCTACATCTGGGGTTTTGTAAGTTTGTAGATCTAGGTTATAAATTTCTTTACTTTTAGCAACTAGTTCTAAGCTTTGGGGGAAGTGGAATAGGGTATCGAGAAAGATAACGGGGACTGGATGCTTCAGTTCACTATAAAGAATGTGGGTAATTATCATGTCATCCACGTTAAAGGCGCTGGTTTGCACCAATCCCGTGGCGATATTTTCTACAGACCACGCCAGTATGTCTTTTGGGGTAGCAGTTTCAAATTGTTGGTTTAACTGTTCTAAATCAAACTCTTTGGTTTGGTTTGGCGATACCGTGGAAACTGTCATGATAATTTTTAGGTAAATGGGTCTTTTACTTCAATAAAATTTATTTTACCCCAAATGGGTAATACAAAGGCACATAAATCGCTAGGGTATCAGTTATTTGTAAAACTTATAGTTTATAGAATTTATACCTATATTGGTAAATATATGGGGATTGGGGATTGGGGATTGGGGATTGGGGATAAGGGAGATGAGGAGGATGAGGGAGATGAGGAGGATGAGGGAGAAAGAACAATTACCCATTACCCATTACCCATTACCCATTACCCATTACCCATTACCCATTACCCATTACCCATTACCCATTGCCCATTGCCCAATCAATGCCCCATGCCCCACGTAAGTGAATACCACAGGTTTTACTAAGATAAATTGCGTTAGATAAAGTTTTACCGCACTTATATAGATATTAAATTATGAGACTGGTATTGTTAATGAATCCTTAACTTTGATGTGGATTCTAAGAAAATGAATAAGTCAAAAACTCCTGGATCTTTTGGTGAATCTATAGTTATGGGCGCTCTCATCATGTTGACCAGTGTGAGCATTATCACCATCATGAGTGCATTTTAAGATAATAAAAATAAATTTTAGCAACGAAACTTTACAAAGCTCCTCTGAAACTGAGAGGGGCTTTTACATTTTGTAGTCTAGGCAGTTAGCGATCGCTTAAATTAGCGTTAAGTAATTTTGTGAGTTTGGTCAGTATTCACACTGAGGTGATTATTGGTGCAAGATATCAAGGAACAAGAAGATAATTTTTATCTCTCTGGTGAACTAATGAGGTAATTTTTGCCAGTCACTATATGTTGGACTTGCTGATTCAAAACGGGTTGATTTTCGATGGTTTAGGATCTGCACCTATACGTGGGGATATTGGAATTCAAAATGGCCGGATTGTAGGTATTGCTCCTAGCTTATCTACCCCAGCGCGTGAAGTAGTTGATGCTGCTGGATTGTGGGTTACACCGGGATTTATCGATATTCATACACATTACGATTTAGAGTTAGAGATTGCACCAGGATTGAGCGAATCGGTGCGTCATGGTGTTACCAGCGTGGTGATTGGCAATTGCAGTTTATCTGTTGCCATTGGTGAAGCTCAAATGCTGGCAGATATTTTTCAGCGAGTCGAAACATTATCTCATCGGTTAATTGCCAAATGGTTGAACAAGTCAATATCTTGGCAAACACCAGCAGAATATTTACAGCATTTACAACAGTTACCACTAGGGCCAAATGTTGCGCCTTTATTTGGACATAGTGCTTTACGCGCTCACGTTATGGGGTTGGAACGCAGCTTAACCGTTCAGCCGAGCAGATTTGAGCTAAAACTGATGCAGCGCATAGCAGCAGATGCTTTAGACGCGGGATTTGTCGGGATTTCTATTGATATGTTTCCTTGGCATAGGATGAGTGGCGAATGGCAAGGTTATACAATTCCCTCACAACACGCGAAATTTAAAGAATATGCGATGCTGGCAAAGCTTTGTAAGCAGCGCGATCGCGTTTTTCAAGTCACTCCTAATTTACAAAAGCTGGCTTCTTTTGTAGAGATTCTGCGTATGGGTTCGGGGTTTGGCAAGCGACTGCGGCTAACTGTCCTCTCTGCTTTGGATGCTGTACATAATCGCCAACTCTGGCGCACATTTTCCCCTCTTCTATTCATTTGGAATCGGCTTCTTAATGGTAATGTGCGCTTTCAAACGCTAACAGAACCATTCACAATTTATTCTGATGGCCCTGTTACTCCCTTATTTGAAGAATTTGCAACAGGCGCACAACTAAATGGTTGTGAGTCACGCCAAGAAAGACAAAAATTATGGCAATCTGAAAGTTTTTGTCGTCAATTTCGTCAAGAATGGCTCAGTAAATGGCGAAATTCTTTTCATCGCCAGTTAGATTTGATAGAAGTTGTTGACTGTCCCGAAGCAAGTTGGCAAGGGTTGAGTTTTGCAGAAATTGCCCGCCAAAAGCAACAGGAACCTGTAGATTTGTTTATGCAGGCGTTGCAAGAATACGATACAGATTTGCGTTGGGTAGCAACAGGAGCCAACGATCGCTTAAAACCCCGTTTAGCGATGATGCAGCACCCGCATATTTTCCCTGGATTTACTGATGCTGGCGCTCATGTGCGTAACTTGGGATACTATGATGGCGCGTTGTCTTTGCTGAAGCAGGCTGTAACAACGAATTTTCTGACACCGGAAGCGGCGATTTTTCGAGTTACAGGAGAACCTGCAACTTGGTTTCGGCTGGATACGGGAGTGCTGAGAGTTGGTGCGAAAGCAGATATAGTTTTACTCAACCCCAATGCGCTCAATCAAGCAATCAGTCCTCAGGTGGAAATATTAGATCCTGTGTTGGATGGTGAACCTCGGATGGTGAAGCGCGGTTCAGATGAGATTGTGCAAGCGGTTTATATTAATGGAGTTCGGGTTATTTCTAAGGGAGAGGTGAGCGATCGCTTAGGGAGTGAAAGATTGGGAAGTATTTTGTCTCCGTTGTCATGAGAGTATGTCACGCAGACACAGAGAGTGCTATCAAAGAACTTGTTTGGATCGCATATTAAAGCAATATTTTCCGACAACTGCTTATCTTACAATAGACACTAAACCTTAAATTTGCTCTAGCAGGCGATGGACACTACAGATAATTCCCCTATTGAGGATAAAGAGTCAGAGGTTTTGGTATCTGTGACAGAACTACAGCGTCAGCTTAATGACTTACTCAAGCAACTATCGCCAGAACGATTACAGGTACTTGCTGATTTTGCGGCTTACTTAGCAAATGCTGAAAGCGAAGCAGCAACCCAAGAACTTTTGGCAATTTCTGGATTGTTAGAGCGAGTTAAGCAAAATCAAGCTACCTCTAAAAGCGAGTACAAAAATTGGAGAACCCTTCGTTCTGATGTATGAAGTTCTTCTCCATCCCGATGCCCAAAAGGTTTATATTAATGCTGACAAAGCCCTAGGAAAGAAAATTGCTCGATGTTTACAACAGCTAGAGCAAACTCCCCTGTTGCACCCCAACATTAAAGCCCTAAAAGGAGATTATGCAGGGTAATACCGCTACAGAATTGGGGATTACAGGGTGATCTATTCGATAGATGATGAACTCGCGCAGGTGTTTGTTGTGGCGATCGCCCATCGCAGTGAAGTTTATGAGTCATGAAGGTGATGAGCGATCGCTTAGGGCGTGAAAAATTGGGAAGCGTTTTGTCTCCGTTGTCATGAGAGTATTTCACGCAAAGGGAAGTTTGATTAAATTCTATGCAACCACTGTTTTGGATCGCGTTTTGCATGGAAGCAAGCAAGTACAAAAACAGTATCTTGCTCAAAAACGTAAAGAATGATGTATGGGAATCGACGGATTAATGCTCTTCTTACTTGTTTGTGGATGACTTGGTAAGCCTAGGGTTTTCGTGTAATTCCTGACAGACAAACATCAACTGCACGAACAAACTCAGAACCTAAACCGGAATTCTGGGATTCGTACCACTCAAAAGTATCCTGAATATCGTATTCTGCTTCTGGCTGAATAATCAGGTTATAGTTCATCGGGAAAAGCCTAACCGTTTTTTAACCTCTTCCCAACTAGAACCATTTGCGGGGTTTTTCTTGTAAATTTCTAAGCGCCGATCTAGTTCCTGTTGTTGCGCTTCACTCAAGGGAAGCTCCTCTTGCTGTTCTAAAATGCTATCCCATAAATCTTCAGCAAGTTGGATACGTTCTGCAACGCTGAGTTCAGAAATTTCAACTTTCAACAATGGATGGGAACTCATGAGTTCAGAGTGAGGGTTTAGCCTTTACCTAATATTACAGTATTGCGGCTTGAGGTGTGGGAAAGTTGCTAGCGATCGCATCCCAAAAGCTTATATAAAAAGTAGTATAATTATTTAGTATACAGTAATCAGCAATACTTCCTTTCTTTAATCCCTAACTGATAATTTTATTAATTAAAAATTGATTGTGACTGATAGAATTAAATTTTTGTTATCTGAATAATCCCAATTCAAATAGTGTTGGCGATAGATAAATCATGCGGAGGATATAGCACCGTTTCCTACATATCTGTAATATCTTTTTTTTAATTAGTATGATGTAATGACTAAACTAGAAATCATGTTGAGAAATAATCTATCTACGGCATGATGAAGATAACTTCTTAATCGCTTTATAGTATTTTAACGATGCCCACGTTAAGATTGATGCGGCAAGTATGATAACTCGCTAAAGTAATACTAAAAATTGCGATCGCTTGTGTTAAATCTATTAAAAATTTGCATCAGAATCATGTTTCCTGCTGTGAATTCCATTACGACAGCAGAATTTGCTAAATGGCGATCGGATTCTGCCAAGCTACAACCTTTAGTGCTAGATGCACGCAGTCCAGCAGAGTATGGAGTCAGTCATCTCAAATCAGCAATACGTATCGATCCGATTATTTTACACTCAAAAAAGGCTTTGAGGATTTCAAAAGATAGCCCTATTGTTGTGTACTGTTCAATTGGTTATCGTAGTGCCAAAATTGCTCAACAGCTTCAAAAGCAAGGTTTTACCTCTATTTATAACTTAAGCGGAGGTATTTTTGAGTGGGCAAATGAAGGACGACCTATTTTTAAAGATGACAACCATCAAACAGAGTTTGTGCATCCTTATGATGCAAAATGGGGAAAAATGCTGAAAGCTAATTACCATCCTCAAAATTGCTCTTATCTCGCTTCTCGATGACAACAAAGCGGCAAAGGAGAGAAAGATAATTAGCAAAAAATGATAGCTTTGCTCCTCGACTTGTTTTTTGAGTTGGATGGATGATGAAACCCCAATACGGTTCGGATAAGTATTTTGCATCTCTCTCGTGATTTGGGAAAAGGGTAATGGGAAAAGGGTAAGGGTGAATTCAATCCTTTTCCCCTTTTCCCTTTCCCCCTTAACCGAACTGTATTGGGCACTGCCTTGTCTTTACAATTATCTGTACCTCACCAACTTGCAATCTGCTGTAAGATTTACTTTATAAATAAATACAGTTCAGTTCAGTTAAGAAAATTAATTGATAACAAAACCAAAAAACTAGTTATTCAACAACAAAACAGAACAATCATTTTGGAGGGGGTTTGGGGGACGCAACCGTCACCCAATCGGGGGTTTGGGGGAGAATCCCCCAATTCTTCTAGCTTCTTTAATAAGTGACCGAAGCGATTTTAGATTTTAGATTTTAGATTTTGGATTAAATGAAAATTTGAAATCTAAAATATTTGGTCTCAAGCCTCTGGGTTAACCCAGAAGAAAAACAAAAATTTTTCAATATTTAAGCCTCTTCTTTATAAGGAGAGGTTAATCCAAAAGACGCTCGCGGACTCGCTAACGCTGCGCTATCGTAAATCCACGCATCCAAAATTGAATGACAAATCAATGGCTAATAAGCTTAACTGAACTGTATTACTTTATAAATGGTCTCTAATTATTTTTATCTCCAAACTCCATAAAAAAAGAAAGAAGATGTAAAAATATCTTCTTTCTTGACCTTTTATTTAATGAATTAATCTTCGCTCAGGACTGAGTACTCCGAGTTAACCTTCTTCTTGATTCTCAACTTTACGGCCAGGAGAAGATTCATACAAAGCATCTAGCTGTTGGCGCGCATCTTCGACGTTGATTGACCGCATCACTAATAATGGTTCTTTAATTAAGTTACCTGCATTATCTAATAATTCTGGATGTGGCGGAAAATGCTTGTTAACTGAGGGATAGCCATATCTCCCCTGGTTTCTAGTTGCTGGATAATTGCGCTCTCGATCAAAACTAAACATGATCAGATTGCGAATTAAATTAGCAACAGCGATAACGGCAAGAATTGTAAAAGCAAGAATGTAAAGCAGGTGTAACATCGGGTTATCCTCCAGAGGAAGCAAGTTCTAAAAGTTTTTACTGTAACTTTTCGCTTTACTAGTAATTAAAATTACATATAGAGCGAATGGCTGAAGCACATTGATATGTCTAGGTTTCGCAGGGGGGAATGTATTGACCGTTATCCAAACCACGGTAGCATGTTATACATTTTTTTCTGTTTTATTCAAAATTTATTAAGGATTGATTACTAAATATCGAACTGAAATATTGCGTTGCTTTTTTAATTAAGTCTACCGAACTTAATGAAAAAAAACTTCACTCTCACACATCTCTTTCTTTATGGAAGCGTATTGCCACTTTCCAGCATTCTGTCACTAATTCGTGCCAAGGCTTAATTGTTGCCATTTCAATACCAACTTGCCCATCAGTTGCACTGAACATCATCTTTGCTGTATTGAGTTCATCCTGGGCTTGCTGGATTCTGAGAAGCAAGTCTGATTTGTCTTGCTCACTCATAAATGAAATTTGCTCGGTTTCGAGAAATTTACGCGATCGCGTAAACCAATACTGAAAATCCTCTAACAGAGGTTCCAATAAAGCTTTGAGCACTTCAGCCCCTGGTAAATTTGAGTCTCGCATAAATGAGAAGCATACGTCTATCTTTCTTTATAATATTAACCTTATTTACAATTCTTAATATTATATTTTAACCCCTCCCCAGATAGATGTAAAGGAGATTGTAGCTTATGATACTTTTTTCTATTTTATCCTTATTCCCAAAGATTTGCATAGATCCTCCAATGAGAATGTTGCAAGTGAAATAATTATAGAAGCAAGAAAAAGTCAACTGCGATCGTTGTAAGGTAAATTCACTCGCAGGATAGATTCTAATATTAAAGATATATTGAGAATTTTTGATTTTATGTAATTAGCAAGTAAGTTTATGTTGATCCCCTATGGAAAGTTCCTACAATTCCTGGCGCGTAGTGTCTTTTAGCCTGTAGGTTGTGTTGAGTATAAGTGAAGTCAACCTACTTCTGCAAAATGCCAAAAAGTCTCACTCAATACTTTTAATTAAAAATCAAAAATCTAAAATTAAAATATTAAAGGCAAAATAATACGAATACAAAATTAAAATAAGTAAAATTGCTGGGAATTGCTAGAACTGTTTGCAGTACACAAGCTTAACCTAAAATCTAAAATTCCAACTTGGTATAACTCCCCTGGCTTAGAGAACCAGGAGTGTTAAACAAAATGCCTACCTGCATGATTACAAACGCTGGAGTATGTTTAAACCGTGGGTATCAGTACCGCAGGTATTGTAAAGACTATATTCGTTAGCCAAATGTTGTATTTGTTCTGATTCTAAAGAACTTGGTCTCCAAGGGTTCGGGTTATTGTAAGCGTAGAAAGTTTCTACACCATCGATTCCCCTTTCCGCAGCAGCAGGAATTAAATCTAAGTGCGATCGCCTAAAGCGTGCTGGGTGAGCTAATACTGCTAATCCCCCCGCCTCATGAATCGCAGCAATGACGTTATTTGCTTGGTATTCTGCGCCTGTTGTGGCTTTTCTTTGCAAATAAGGTTTCATGCTATGGTGTTCTGGCTGGAAAGAGTAAGCCAGAATATGAACTTCTACATCTAAAAGGTTGGCATTAATTTCTACACCAGTCCACAGATGGGGAGCGCTTGCACCCGGATTATTCCACTTCCAGTCTTCTAACCAAGCTTTGGCAACTTGGTATCCACCAATACTATGATGATCGGTGATTGCTAGTCCTTGTAAACCAATAGCGATCGCCTGTTCCATCAATGTATTTGGCTGCAATCTGCCATCAGAGTGAACAGTATGTATATGAAAATTAAATGACCTCGGACAACTTTGAGCATTAATATTTTGGAATACTTGCTTTAAAATTTCCGTGGAAGCTGAAGTCCGAGCAAAATTTACAACCATAACCCCTCAAAGACAAAATACATTGTTCTCAACACAGGAACACGCCGCATATTTCTAGATGAAAAACCACTAACACCATAAGCTAGTGTCAGTATTTTCTCGAATTCGACCGCAAATTTTTCAATATGTTAAGACTACGTTAGCAAATCTCAACGCTGACGGGCATGAGTATTTTCGATTGCATTTATCAGCATAGGTAACAAATAAGTCGAAACACTTATTCATTCCATAGAGATTAGTTGACAGGTGACTGCAACAGTTAACAGTCAACCGTCAACTATCAACACAATTCAATATGCTTTGTTCGATGTGCAACAGCCGATCAATGTTCAATATTTTTCGGTTAAGGGTAAAAAAGCGAAGGGGAAAGGGAAAAGAAGATATCTTTAACCTTTTCCCCAAACCCAATGGTGATGTAAAAATGCTTAACTGCGTAGTATTGGATGAATATTGTGATTTAATCAAGCAATCCGACTAATGAATTATCACCAGTAATTACTTCACCAATGGCAAAAGTAGGAATATCTTGTGATTGAAAGAAGGTTATTACTTGGTCAGCGCTATTTGGTGGGACTAATAGCACATAGCCAATACCCATATTGAAGGTATTATACATTGCTTCATCGTTCACTCCTCCAGCTTCGGCTATCCACTGAAATAGTGGAGGAGTTATCAAATTATGGCGATTGATTTTAATTGCTTGACCTTTGCTTAAACATCTGGGTAAATTTTCTGGCAAACCACCACCTGTAATGTGTGCCATACCGTGAATTTCTAAACTAGCTTGACGTGCAGCTAGGATAGGTTTGACATAAATGCGCGTCGGTTTGAGGAAAGCTTCTCCAATGGTTTCGCCACCTAATGATTCTGGGCGTTCATTCCAATCGAATTTGTGATCGCTCACAATCTTTCGTACTAAACTTAAGCCATTACTATGCACACCAGAACTAGCAAGAGCGATCGCAACATCTCCTACTTGTACCTGGGAACCATCAAGCATTTGGCTTTTTTCTACAATCCCTACACAAAATCCCGCCAAATCATACTCACCGACTTGGTAAAAACCTGGCATTTCTGCGGTTTCTCCCCCCAGCAAAGCACAACCAGCTTGCTGACACCCAGCCGCAATTCCTGCAACTACCTCAGTTAATTGCTCTTTATCCAGCTTACCTGTTGCCAGATAATCTAAAAAAAACAGCGGTTCGGCTCCAGATGTCAGTACATCATTAACGCACATCGCCACCAAATCAATACCTACAGTATCGTGGCGGTTAAGAACTTGAGCAATTTTGAGCTTTGTCCCAACACCATCTGTTCCAGAGACTAATACTGGTTCCTGATAACCCCCTGGAAGCTGAAAACAACCACCAAAACCACCTAGTCCCCCAAGTACTTCTTTTCTAAAAGTACTGTGAACCAAATTGCGAATTTTATCTACAAAGGCTCGCCCAGCCTCAACATCTACCCCAGCGTCCCGATAATCCATTCCTGACTGCTTCCTGACGGCACTGTTTTCAATTCACTCTAGTTAAGTAGAGTAAAGCTTTAACAACCTTGAGGTGAGCCATTAAGACTCACCCAAGTTAAACTATACCAACAAAGCCTGCTGTTCTATAGAAATCACGCGCCCTTCATCCTCAAAACCCGCAATTTGATCGAAGTTCAAATACCGATATAAATTGTCGGCAAAAGGATGAATTTTATTCGCCACAATATCCAAGTATTCTTGTACTGTGGGAATGCGTCCTAACAATGCACAAACTGCGGCTAATTCGGCAGAACCTAAATACACTCTTGCACCTTTACCCATGCGATTATTAAAGTTGCGGGTAGAGGTGGAAAATACAGTTGTGCCATCAGCAACTCGTGCTTGATTACCCATGCATAAACTACATCCTGGCATTTCTGTCCTAGCACCCGCAGCACCAAAAATGCTATATACACCTTCTTCTTTTAATTGGTGTTCGTCCATGCGGGTTGGGGGTGCTATCCACAGGCGTGTTTTGACTTCACCTGCGCCTTCCAATACTTTCGCTGTTGCGCGATAATGACCGATATTTGTCATACAAGAACCAAGGAATACTTCTTGTACTGGATCATTAGCAACTTCCGATAATAATTTTACATTATCGGGGTCATTGGGAGCAGCAACAATTGGTTCTTTGATTTCGTTCAAATCAATTTCAATTATTTCGGCATACTCGGCATCTGCATCAGCTTCAAGTAATACGGGATTGGCTAACCATTCTTCCATTTTGGCGATGCGGCGGAGAATAGTACGCTCATCGTGGTAGCCTCTGGCTATCATATTCTTTAACAGCGAGATGTTAGAACGCAGATATTCAGCAATTGTTTCTGTACTCAGTTTAATTGTGCAACCGGCACAGGAACGTTCTGCTGATGCATCTGTTAATTCAAAGGCTTGTTCAACTTTTAAATCGGGTAAGCCTTCCAGTTCTAAAATCCGTCCTGAGAAGATATTTTTCTTGTTTTCTTTCTCTACTGTTAGCAATCCTTTTTGAATGGCGACGTAGGGAATAGCGTTAACAATATCTCTGAGGGTAATACCTGGTTGTAATTCTCCTTTGAATCTTACCAAAACTGATTCTGGCATATCCAAAGGCATGACACCTAAAGCGGCGGCAAAGGCTACTAACCCGGAACCTGCGGGGAAGGAAATACCTAGGGGAAAGCGGGTGTGAGAGTCGCCACCTGTACCGACGGTGTCGGGTAGCAGCATCCGGTTTAGCCAAGAGTGAATGATACCATCACCGGGGCGTAGGGCTACGCCACCACGTTGGGCAAAAAAGTCTGGTAAGTCGTGGTGAGTTTTGATATCTACTGGTTTGGGATAAGCTGCGGTGTGACAGAAACTCTGCATTACCAAATCAGCGCTGAAACCAAGACAGGCGAGTTCCTTTAACTCGTCGCGGGTCATGGGGCCTGTGGTATCTTGGGAACCAACAGTTGTCATGATGGGTTCGCAAGATGTAC contains the following coding sequences:
- the acnB gene encoding bifunctional aconitate hydratase 2/2-methylisocitrate dehydratase; this translates as MLESYRQHVVERAELGIPPLPLDAKQTSQLCELLKNPPKGEEDTLLHLLRDRIPPGVDAAAYVKAGFLTAIAKGETKSPLISPIQAVELLGTMVGGYNVQSLIELLQTPTVSVSDSAETPLVMQGQGKEPIAAYAANALSKILLVYDAFHDVLELSKTNPYAKRVIDSWAEAEWFTVRPQLPETITVTVFKVPGETNTDDLSPAQSATTRPDIPLHALVMLESRQPGSLKTIADLKKKGHPVAYVGDVVGTGSSRKSAINSVLWHMGNDIPFVPNKRAGGYILGGAIAPIFFNTAEDAGALPIQCDVTKLETGDVITIHPYKGEITNEAGDVISTFNLKPDTILDEVRAGGRIPLLIGRTLTDKTRQALGLEPSILFIRPQAPEDTGKGYTLAQKMVGKACGLAGVRPGTSCEPIMTTVGSQDTTGPMTRDELKELACLGFSADLVMQSFCHTAAYPKPVDIKTHHDLPDFFAQRGGVALRPGDGIIHSWLNRMLLPDTVGTGGDSHTRFPLGISFPAGSGLVAFAAALGVMPLDMPESVLVRFKGELQPGITLRDIVNAIPYVAIQKGLLTVEKENKKNIFSGRILELEGLPDLKVEQAFELTDASAERSCAGCTIKLSTETIAEYLRSNISLLKNMIARGYHDERTILRRIAKMEEWLANPVLLEADADAEYAEIIEIDLNEIKEPIVAAPNDPDNVKLLSEVANDPVQEVFLGSCMTNIGHYRATAKVLEGAGEVKTRLWIAPPTRMDEHQLKEEGVYSIFGAAGARTEMPGCSLCMGNQARVADGTTVFSTSTRNFNNRMGKGARVYLGSAELAAVCALLGRIPTVQEYLDIVANKIHPFADNLYRYLNFDQIAGFEDEGRVISIEQQALLV